A genomic stretch from Shewanella woodyi ATCC 51908 includes:
- a CDS encoding AbgT family transporter produces MGLNKDESLPQDLNSSGSPEKQSGAFVRFLNIVERLGNLLPHPITLFAIFCMAVIVISGIAGYFELTVTDPRPVGASGRSEDGLIHVVSLMNAEGLRMIVSNLVTNFTGFTPLGTVLVALLGVGIAERSGMLSAAMRLLVMGASKRLVTLTLVFAGIVSNTASELGYVVLIPMAALIFHSLGRHPLAGLAAAFAGVSGGYSANLLLGTVDPLLSGITEAAAQMIDPDYIVGPEVNWYFMFVSTFLITGLGALVTEKIVEPKLGKYDPSEANIDLSNQSMDSVTTLEKKGLKAAGIATLILSVLVALTVVPESGPLRDPETGLVAGSPFLKGIVAFIFICFAIPGLVYGKVVGTMKRDKDVIDAMSNSMSSMGMYIVLVFFASQFVAFFKWTNLGAVLAVSGADALNAIGLTGPLVFVLFIMMCGFINLMLGSASAQWAVTAPIFVPMLMLVGYAPETIQAAYRIGDSVTNLITPMMSYFGLILAVASQYKKNLGIGTLIATMLPYSIVFFIGWTCFFFLWVFVLGFPVGPGAATYYTP; encoded by the coding sequence ATGGGATTGAATAAAGATGAGAGCTTGCCGCAAGATCTCAACTCTTCAGGGTCTCCTGAGAAACAAAGTGGCGCATTTGTCCGCTTTTTGAATATTGTCGAACGTCTAGGTAATTTACTTCCCCACCCCATTACACTCTTTGCCATCTTCTGTATGGCCGTAATCGTGATCAGCGGTATTGCTGGTTATTTTGAGCTTACCGTGACAGATCCAAGACCTGTTGGCGCCTCTGGCCGCAGCGAAGATGGTCTTATCCACGTCGTCAGCTTAATGAACGCCGAAGGCTTGAGAATGATAGTCTCAAACCTTGTCACCAACTTCACCGGATTTACTCCACTTGGTACCGTACTAGTAGCACTCTTAGGTGTCGGCATTGCTGAGCGCTCTGGCATGCTCTCGGCTGCCATGCGTTTACTCGTGATGGGCGCATCTAAACGCCTTGTTACCTTAACCTTAGTTTTCGCAGGTATCGTATCGAACACCGCCTCAGAGCTTGGCTATGTGGTGCTTATCCCAATGGCAGCCTTGATATTTCACTCCCTTGGTCGTCATCCCTTGGCAGGTCTAGCGGCCGCCTTCGCCGGTGTCTCCGGTGGCTACAGCGCAAATTTACTGCTAGGTACTGTCGATCCTCTACTCTCGGGGATCACTGAAGCAGCAGCCCAGATGATTGACCCTGACTATATCGTTGGTCCAGAGGTGAACTGGTACTTTATGTTTGTTTCGACCTTCCTTATCACAGGTTTGGGCGCCTTAGTCACAGAGAAGATTGTCGAGCCTAAACTTGGAAAGTACGATCCAAGTGAGGCCAATATTGATCTGTCTAATCAATCGATGGACAGCGTCACCACGCTAGAGAAAAAGGGACTAAAAGCAGCAGGTATCGCCACTTTGATCCTCTCAGTATTAGTTGCACTCACCGTAGTACCTGAGAGTGGCCCGCTTAGAGACCCAGAAACAGGACTCGTTGCAGGCTCACCTTTCCTTAAAGGGATCGTCGCCTTTATCTTTATCTGTTTTGCGATCCCAGGCCTTGTTTACGGTAAAGTCGTCGGCACCATGAAACGTGATAAAGATGTAATTGATGCCATGTCTAACAGCATGAGCTCAATGGGCATGTATATTGTCCTGGTCTTTTTTGCCTCTCAGTTCGTTGCCTTCTTTAAATGGACCAACTTAGGTGCAGTGCTTGCGGTATCTGGCGCCGATGCCCTAAACGCTATCGGCCTAACAGGCCCGCTAGTATTTGTACTGTTTATTATGATGTGTGGGTTTATCAACCTTATGCTCGGCAGTGCATCGGCTCAGTGGGCTGTAACGGCACCGATTTTCGTCCCCATGTTGATGCTGGTTGGTTACGCACCTGAAACCATTCAGGCGGCTTATCGTATTGGAGATTCAGTGACTAACCTTATCACCCCCATGATGAGTTATTTTGGACTGATCTTAGCGGTTGCTTCGCAGTATAAGAAGAACTTAGGAATAGGTACGCTAATCGCAACCATGCTGCCCTACTCAATCGTCTTCTTTATCGGTTGGACCTGCTTCTTCTTCCTGTGGGTATTCGTACTTGGTTTCCCTGTAGGCCCAGGTGCTGCCACCTACTACACGCCATAG